A window of Rosa rugosa chromosome 7, drRosRugo1.1, whole genome shotgun sequence genomic DNA:
CTTGACATCATGAAAAGTCCCATACAGAATAAACTGAGAAGACAGAACATAAGAACGGAAGAAATTAATTCATTACGGGATTGAGTAGGGCCTTGCAAGGCTTACCATCAATCAACAGTGTGTCGGATTCAGAATACTGCCAATCAAGATATTTCCACAATGAAAATTCTAGTATATGTTGACGTATgccatacatcaactttttcaaaaattttagaccgttggatttaattaaaagttgaaTATATCTAACGGTCTGAAATATTCAATAGTGGTAACGTGCTTACCAGGTagcctatttatttatttttttctttttcaaaattctGAATTACATATCTacaatgaaattaaaaaaaaaaaaacccctaaATTGAAAAAGAGGAGAAGACGAGGAAAAGAGGAAGAAACTGTCCAGTTTTGTTCTTGTACAAAGCGAGAATTGCATTGAGGAATGACAGATTTCCCAACACTCGTAAGTTTCCTGGTacccaaatctctctctctcttcaaccaTGCCATCAGATCTTTGACGAGGTCATGATTTATTGTTTATGATTCTCACAATGAGTTCTTGCAGGTTGGACCATCTTGGACTCTTGGTTACTTCCAAAGGACTTTTCTTTTTGGGTGTCATCACAACTTTTGAAGTAAGATTCTTGCTGTTCTTGAAtcttgattctttttttttggtattctGTCATATGCAATTacctttgtttgtttctttcatgTCAATGAATTGGTGTAGATATGGTGAACGGTGTGGCAAGAAAAGAGAATATTCACTTAAATTGTGATTAGTTTTGCTTCATTGCACAAACTCTTTTAAAAAGCTGGATATGCATAGGGAAGAGCCAATATGAAGATTGATTTCACTTTATCTATATGTTGAGTTAGTCTCTAAAAGTCTATTTAGAACATAAGCTAGGGTTTCCAATGGGTCCACGGTCAAGTAACTGAGTGGATTCTGTTTAATATAAGCTCGAAATAAACTAGGCAAAACGATGTTGAGCATGGATTGGATTGTAACTTAACTCCTAAATTTCTATATGAGGTATTTGTCAGTAACAAAACATGAAAACATTAAGTGAAGAGGagaaaaggagaagaaggaggaaGAGCGTTCGTAAATTGAAGCTTGAATATCTGGTTTTGAAAGCAAAGGCCGTCAATATTATCCTGGTTTCATTGTTTGGGTAGATAGTTATGACCACTACAACTAGATATTTCAATCAATACTCAGGTACGTAGAATCCTTTAATCGCTGGTTTTAGAGAAGTTGAGGTTTCTTGGGAATAAGTTACTTTTCTTGATTACAGTGCCTTACAGATGAAACTAAGAGACATGGCCGTAATATAAACTTGATTGCAGTGCCTTACAGATTCATGATTATTATCATATTCGGGGCCTCTATCTAGGTGGAATTTAGAGGTTCATGCTAAGTGTGTTATATAGGTTTTTGGTGCTTGAAAAACAATACAGTATGCAAGGTCGTTAGTTATGTGGTATTTTCTTGAACAACAGATCAGGTAGATGTAGTGAAAAACAacgagaattttttttttcaagtgcgTCATCATGCATCACTGGTATTATAGATGTCAGGTGTTGATCCTTTCGACTTCCAAAAACCACCCATATCCACTTCCTTTGGTGTAATCGTCTCACCACCCTGCTTGTTTGGGATTTGACTCCACAATAGCTTTCAATGAGTCCATAAACCTGGAACTAGCTTTCGTTTCACCATCATCTACGCCACAATCCAAAACACCCAAAAGACTCCATTTTATAAATCTCAAATTTCTTCCTTAAATTGGTCTACTATGTACGCACATATTGTTCTCTGTACAGTAATTTTGTTCTAATAAAGAATCCTACAGGTTTCAATTTGATATAGATAATCCATCTACAAATACAACTATATGTTGCATATTAGTTTGTAATCTTAGTTTgtgtaattttttctttatttcagGCATGGATGGATCGTATGAACCTTCAATGTCTAATGGAAGTGACAGTAACGAAATGCAATACAAGGGAGTTCGGTATGATAAGTTGTCTACAGAAGACCTTAAAGGGCAGGAGTTTAAGACTGTGGAGGAAGCTGAGTCCTTTTACAATGCTTATGCAAAGGCTATGGGTTTTGATGTTAGAAGCGACTACAAGAAATTAAGTATACGCATAACAGGGAGAGTCACTTTATTGCggttcattttattttcttgtgttctcctcctcacgatAAAACATCTTAATTTCAATGAGTAATTTCATCAAATGAAGCTAAATAGGTTTGGTTTGTAAAAAAAGATCTGCTTTGGTGGGCAAGCTACTAACAATTTCATATAGACCAGCTGAGAAAGCAGCTAAGGAAAGATAAGCAAATGAAATCCAAGTCCATGAGTTGAAACAAATAATGAATGGCACTATGTCTATCCAACAACAAACTCACATGTAAGGATAAGCACTATTCAATCTCTCTAATCTTACTATTATATAGAAGCATAATTAGAAGTTCAAAGTTCACCCCCTTTTATATACATCACATCATTATGCAAGGTAAAATCACTACATAAATCACCCCCAGATATAAACTTGTGTACTGAGACTTGCTTTGAGCTAGTTCCATTTGAGACCACAAATATTTTTGGTCAGCGTAGGGCTCCAGTGTTCCTTCAAAATGTCAAGGCAAATGCTGCCATGCTATTAATGTTTGGGTGAAACACCTTTGTCCTGAATGCAACCTGCATAAAACCAGTAGAACAGACATCAGAGAAGTAGCACAGACCATGATACTGAGAAACTAGGCAATAGAATATTTAAAATTCCATGCCAGATTGTTTTCTATCAACATAACTATATGAAAGCAGACAGTATGTAGAAGTTCACTTGTTAACAATTGGGACTTTCTTGACTTCAGACTAAATTATACAAGCTAAAAGGGTATTAAACTTGACAATGATCCGTACATGATAGGCATTCATTTAAGGTCATAACTATTACAgtaaaccaaattgaaattggcTAATAAGTTGTATCGCGTGTGGATTGTACAGTATATGCTTGAATATAGAGTTCACACATTGAGTATAGATTTGCAATAGCTTTTCACACTAGATCCCAGATCTGGACTAAGCAGGCCCCAAATCACTACTCACATTACTTTGAGACCAAAAATATTTCAGGTTTCTGGATATTAAACTAACTTACAGAACACATAGAACAACCGAAAAAACATGAACTCCGGAATTAGCGTCGGCGAGATTCGAACCCGGATGTGAAGGTTCTTACCAACTTGACCACCTATAGTGGTTATTGTGGTATTCGTTATTCTAGTGCACAACACAGTTGCTCACTATTTATAGGTATTAATAATGTTAAGGGTATAAATACAAACATGAAGTACAAGAAAGTGCACAACATTAGGCTTTAAAGAAAGaagtaatgctaggtgaaccacctTTTAGGGTACTACCACCTGCATCCCACTTTATGTGGCAGTTGATATGGTAGAAAGTCCAACTACTCCAACCTATCATAGAGTTTCATTAAATGACGTAACTGTGTCACATCAAGAATGTAAAATAACTACCAACATTGGCTGTAATAGCTGGACTGATATAATCAACAAGGGTAACtagtaccaaaaaaaaaaaaggaaaaaaagaaaagaaaacgaaagcAGAAATTGAATTCCAAGTGAATACAACAAGAAAGTTTGAATCCAACTGATACTAGAATCCAGCTGCTGAGATGTACTTGCTTTCTCGCTTTCTCCCTTAAGTCGTCGAATGACATCAGAGTATAAGTTCCAATCAGGATGGCCAGATGAAATTGCAGGCACTCCAAATGGGTTCTTTTTCACATAAACCTGAACATTATCTGCAGCTGCAAGGTCATCCAAGTACACCCCCAGTTCTCCTTTCGGATTTAGGATGCATAGTTCAAAAGCAGCTATTAGCAAAACCAAATAGTAGAAATATAAGTATTGAATGCACTCTGTTTACTCATACCTAATGCATTATCACCAGCATTGTCAGGATTGTAGGATTCGAGGAAAATCCCTATGTAAGGCTGAAGTAACATGAATCAGAGACAATGCTTCAGAAATAATATTGAGCGTAACAGAGGCAACaaataacgaagagatattttGAAAAACTAGCAGACTTTTGGATCCTTTAAAGACGTTTAGCTCTTCTGGAGACGCTTAGGACACCTGAAAAAGTGCTCAAATACTACTCAAGGAATTCGAACACTACTTGAGGGGTATCCAGCACTAAGTGATgattaattatacttgtaaggGAAGGGCTAAAAGTCTTTCATGGGTAAAGTTTTGAAGGTTttccaaataaaaaaaacaatataacaGTTTTGATGACATATATTACAGGATTGAGCAAGGCCTTGTAAGGTTGATCATCAATCAACAGTGTATCAGATTCAGAATACTTCCCATCAAGATATTTCCACAAATCCTTCAATTCTTTGAGAAACAAGGGCTTCTCTTTATCCTCCATGGACATGGACCCAGAATAAGTGCAATCGTCTTGAGCCTATAGAGTAAAAAATTTACAATTAAGTTGCTACAACTATTTATATTCACAGAGGAAAAAGCTGTTCTAATTAACTTACAAATATAACTAACAGTTTCTTTCTCTGCCTCCTTCCCATTACACGATTCAAAACACCTTTGACTTTTCTTCTGTTAATCCACaccagaaaaacaaaataagaacaagATCAGAATTAAACAAGAACCATATATAGGAGGTATATGCGAGATCATAAAAATCATAGCTGTAGTAACTATTGAGCACAAGACCATACCGCCACTTCAAATCGTTCAAGGCAGAATTCCACAAACTCTGCAGCAAAAGGTCTTCTGAAAACTGCACAACCAAGAAAGAGAGTAGTATGTGTTTAAACATAATCTGTATTTGACATAGATGTACTAATCATTTTTACAAAGGCAAATGATCCTACCCAGTTGACTTGCAAATCTGGCATCAGGATCTCGAGTAGTTGGGAAAACCTGTAAACTCGGTAGAGTAGAAGCCCATTGAGACTGAGAACAAGAAGCTTCTTTCGTGGTTGGAGACTTAGCTTCTCTAGTGAAAGGCCAGAGTCACTTCCTGTTTCTTTGTTATTATTGTTAAGATCAGCAGGAGTACAGATTCCAAGGTAAAAAAGGCGTTCATCATCACTGTCACAGAATTCATAATCACTGTCAGTGTCAAAGAAATAAGAACTTTCATAATCATACAAAGGATGGTGTTTCTTGATGCAGTTCTTTAGAGGCATGATTCTCAACTTCCGTGATTAAATGAAACagatagaatttcttctaactTTTATGGTTCATCATATAGGGGTACCGAAAAGGACCGCGCCCTTGGAAATTCTTCATTCTGTCTGTTCTGTTTTGGACAGGGTATCATAGGGTGTACTTGTCAAAGAACCTAATTAAAACATATTTAAGTTATTGCTTACAAGAAAATAAACTTGATTACCATGGTATAGAAAATGCAAACCTCTTCTTATAATTTATACATTCAACATCaactatatatatttgtattttCAAAGTTTGATTGTTGTTTCGACTGTACTCATCAAAGTATTGTGTTGTGGAAGCAAACTGCTTATCCTAAACTGATATTACTTTTGTTGGTGAATGAAAATGCTTGCCCTAAAAACTGATTGGAAACAACGGCTTTATACACGCAAGGCTAGTGTGGGATTGATGTACTAAGAAACGACATTATATAATTAAACTAGGAGTCTAGGACGATGCATTTGTTAACTGAAACAGAAGCTGCTTATTACAAAAACTTGGTCACAACATCTTTTAAAAGCCGGTAAGATAGAAAGAGATCAGGTATGAGTTCCTACAGTCATACACCATCACAACACTTTACATTGAAGTTTACCAAACCCTCTTACTTTACACCTAATTCTAAACGTGAAATTTAACCTAACACTTGGGTACTTTACTACATACCTAATTCTTCTAGCGCTAGCGCAAGCACAAGCGATCTCACTGCCCAAGCTGCCCTTAGGAGCTCACGCTAACCACCAACTAATGGACTGTCCACAATTCCACATATGAAGCTATGCCGAAGGTCCATCAAAACTAAGCCCAAAATGTAGATACTTCATGAGTTGAGTAAGACTGTTTCTGAGTAAGTGGGAGCTTCTTAGAATTGAACCTATTCTTAGTaactgttgaaggatgtcgacataaatGTGTgactctacaaactagggtttagagttgtaataggaaagtgttctaggtattcaattgtattcggattctattacctattgtgtaccttgtaactccctatataaagggctcctattatcaataataaacacattacaattctcctacaacacgttatcagcacgataaTCTAACCCTAgcctaaagaaaaaagaaaaaaaaccttaGCTCGGCTTTTCCCTCCTCCTGCAACCTGCGCAGCAGCCTGCATCCCAGCCCACTGCCTTCCCAACCTTGCCGCCTGCAATACACGGGCCTGCAGCACACCACCGGCCTCCAGCCTAGACCAGGCCACCACCCGCCTGCGCGCACAGCAGCACCCCCCAGCTCCTGCATCACCACCTTGCAGCAGCACCTGCAATCCCGCGACGCAACGCTAAGCACAGCCCCACCCATCGCTGCCTCCAGCCCAGCCCAGCCCATCGCTGCCCAGCCAAACCGGCCTCACCTACGCACAACCCAGTTCCCCCGCTTCGCACGTCCGGATCCCAGCACCTCCGATTTGCAGCAGCGCCACCGGcgaacagcagcagcagcagcctcCCACTTGCTCAGCCTAGTCTTGCGCCTCCTCGACAGATCAACAATCGATCGCTGCAGATAACCACCCATTTGCAAACCACCCACCGCTGCAgaccagaagaagaagacgcatagaagaagaagggagaagGAGTgggcccagaagaagaaaaaaaaagaaaaagaaaaaaagggggaaGCAGGCATGGGCCgcggaaagaaagaaaaaaaaaaagggggaagcAGGCCTGGGCcgaggaaagaaagaaaaaaaaaagaaaaaaaaaagaagggagaagggcagcccaccaactgccaatttccgaccagattccggcaatcctaatttagctacacgcctgcatcaacacgcgcgtgtataAAGAATCGTGAAGCAAAGCTTCAAATTACCAAGTAAGCTTTTACGATCAAAGTTCCTGCTTTCAtgtattttaaattcttttattttttgcagaATATTagaatatatgttgccaaatggttttgagtatttaacaaagcggaattgtggggattcgcgcttaacgaactaagagcgttcgtatgaactaagagtgttcataatgcttggactaagagcgtccataaagcatcaaattgtgaccatattaaaaacataattgtttggtctaatccaaaagagattcttggaaatcgatttcttggtagcatagctcggaaatcttattattgttagttttcgtggaagtttagctccgaaactaattcgttcttgtttcaccccattttcaggatgtcaaactcgaacatactcgattttgttccattggattatgcaggcaaaagatacctaacgtgggctcaggatgttgagctccaccttattgcccgtgacttattgcatacaatccaagagctttgtcctatagaaacagctccagaccctcaaactgagaaagatatttccagggcacttgccttcatgaaacgtcacatggatagtgacctccagtttgagttcataaatgaggatagcgctataaagctttggcaagcgcttcgcgaacgatatggcaatgttcgtgactccatccttccgaatacagaagcagaatggaaagatcttcgcttctctgaatttgacacagtcatgcaattttattcggaagccctccgcatcagagcaatgatgcacttctgtggcaagacgatcacagaagaacaattgattgagaaaaccctcaataccttccctgtctatgctatgagatcctgtgatttatttcggactcatataaatgcaagacggatcacaagttttcaatagcttattgaagctatgaacAGAGATATTGATAGGCCTCAAGATggccatcaagagcatcgtcccatggctagagaaagtcgccatcgacgtcatgatccatacgatcaaAATGCTCGAGAAGGTAATCGCccaaggcgacaatcacgcgACCGTAGGagccgtgattttgagggaagaagggttggaaacc
This region includes:
- the LOC133723353 gene encoding uncharacterized protein LOC133723353 isoform X1; the encoded protein is MGWAGLEAAMGGAVLSVASRDCRCCCKVVMQELGGAAVRAGGWWPGLGWRPVVCCRPVYCRRQGWEGSGLGCRLLRRLQEEGKAELSDDERLFYLGICTPADLNNNNKETGSDSGLSLEKLSLQPRKKLLVLSLNGLLLYRVYRFSQLLEILMPDLQVNWFSEDLLLQSLWNSALNDLKWRRKVKGVLNRVMGRRQRKKLLVIFAQDDCTYSGSMSMEDKEKPLFLKELKDLWKYLDGKYSESDTLLIDDQPYKALLNPPYIGIFLESYNPDNAGDNALGELGVYLDDLAAADNVQVYVKKNPFGVPAISSGHPDWNLYSDVIRRLKGESEKASTSQQLDSSISWIQTFLLYSLGIQFLLSFSFLFFLFFFWY
- the LOC133723355 gene encoding uncharacterized protein LOC133723355, encoding MSNSNILDFVPLDYAGKRYLTWAQDVELHLIARDLLHTIQELCPIETAPDPQTEKDISRALAFMKRHMDSDLQFEFINEDSAIKLWQALRERYGNVRDSILPNTEAEWKDLRFSEFDTVMQFYSEALRIRAMMHFCGKTITEEQLIEKTLNTFPVYAMRSCDLFRTHINARRITSFQ
- the LOC133723353 gene encoding uncharacterized protein LOC133723353 isoform X2 yields the protein MGWAGLEAAMGGAVLSVASRDCRCCCKVVMQELGGAAVRAGGWWPGLGWRPVVCCRPVYCRRQGWEGSGLGCRLLRRLQEEGKAELSDDERLFYLGICTPADLNNNNKETGSDSGLSLEKLSLQPRKKLLVLSLNGLLLYRVYRFSQLLEILMPDLQVNWFSEDLLLQSLWNSALNDLKWRRKVKGVLNRVMGRRQRKKLLVIFAQDDCTYSGSMSMEDKEKPLFLKELKDLWKYLDGKYSESDTLLIDDQPYKALLNPPYIGIFLESYNPDNAGDNALGELGVYLDDLAAADNVQVYVKKNPFGVPAISSGHPDWNLYSDVIRRLKGESEKASCIQDKGVSPKH